The Calypte anna isolate BGI_N300 chromosome 1, bCalAnn1_v1.p, whole genome shotgun sequence region gCAGGataatcacctcccttgacctgatGGTgactcttcttttgatgcaggaTACAGctgactttctgggctgcaagtgcacattttCAGAAGTGAGACTGGCCAATAGTCTCCTggatcttccttttttcccctttttgaaaatgggggttatattttcccttttccagtcagtgggaacttcttCAGACTACCACACCTTTTCACATATTATAGAAAGTGACTTTTCAGCTTCAttcaccagttccctcaggaggCAGAGATGGATCTTGTCAGGTCCCATGGAATTGTGCACCTTCACCTTGTGCTTCCACCCCTATagactttatttttacatcaaGGTATGGCTATGGGCTCCTTGTTCATCAGTGCAGGCCTTCTGACATTtttgcctgccttcctctttgttgGAACACATTGCTTCTGGGCTTGGAGGAGGTGATCTTTGAGTACTGACCAGTTTTCTTGGGCCCCTCTCCCTTCCAGGGCTTTATCCCATGGTATCCTTCCAAGACATGTTTATGTCTATGTGCACATATGTGTCTGCCATGGCAGCAGACTTGTGATTATCTTTCTGTAAAGCCATTCAGAGCTATTCAGAAGTAGGAGGTGGTCAATGAAAACATAAGCGTGGACACAGAGATGCTAATGGATTGCAGTATCCCTTCCCTACAGCAGACTTTTGTCTCATCTGTTAGGCAAgtagattttttaattttttttttctttttgcacctttagctattttaaataaatactagGGAAAATCCTCTTATGTCTCTTCTTTTCTATTGATGTTTGCTTATTTGTATTGAATGTCTGGGCCTCTTTAGCAGAATATGATTGATTCAAAACTGATAGCAGTTAAGGTTTCCAGACAGCTCTCATTTCTTGCTTGCAGCTCTGCTAGATCTCAGAGGCTTGAATGCTATTTCCCATACTTTGGCTGTGAAGTATACTTGCTTGAGTGACATTTCTAAGCCCTACCAGCCTCATGATATTGGACAGATGCTTTGAACCGAGTAGCATTTTTGTGTAGTGGGTGTGCTTCTTTACTAACTCCATGAATATTCATGCTGGAAAaattgatatttattttcttagctGGAGCTTCAGCCTGGGCTTTCTGCAACAAAATGATAAGATATATCTTAACAGGAGGCCTAACTCAAGTGAGCAGAGAGGAAGTACTGAGGACAGAAGAGCTTAGGATAGGGAAGAAGATCAGGTCAGTAATTCTACATGGGACCAGAATGTGGAAACTGGATCCTTTTTGTGGCACTTGTCACCCGATTGTGCAGACAAGGCTGGGTTTGGATAATTCTTAACTGACAGCTGCCTTACTTTGCCACATTTTGGTGTGCTTCTAACCTAGATTTGAATGTGTCTGATAGTGTATACAGGATTAGTCAAGCAATAGTTTATAAAAGAATTGttatagtaatttttccctctttttcctctgtagtAGTACACATTGACTCTGAGGACATCTTTGGCATCGTGGGAGAAAACTTTACTTTTCcagtagaaatagaaaaagaaatggtggAAATtacttggaagaaaaacaagaatagAGTGGCTGAGTGGGACTTGGAAACTGAAACAATATATTATAGTTCTCTCCGTAACAGAAGCTTGCTTCACACGGACACTGGGTCCTTGACAATATTTAACTTGGAGAAAAGTGATGCTGGCACATATGTGTTAGAATATCTACATTCTAAGAAAGAATTCATCCTTGATGTGTTTGGTACGTAGCAGAAGAACTGCATGAAGAGTTTGCACCACTATATTCACCTTAAGAAGgttaaaaagggaaatttttttgttgttttgttttggttggttggtttttgtttgtttttcagggaaacaaacagaaaagaacaggGCTGTTATTTTGCTCTACTGTGAAATTTCTTAGTCACTTTAAACAAATTTTCAAAGGTGTCATCTGTGTGACCATCTCAAATTACCTTGAGAATGACTTCTAGAATTTGTGTAGATGGCACATTGTACTTTCAGGTAGATAACTTGGTCATCTTGCTCAAGGACTTTGGTTATCCCAGGCGTTATATGTCTCCTAAAGATGCCCCTGCAAGCATACCATAATTGCTTGAGTATCTGTGGCATCATCTAGTACAAATCTATGCAGATTCACTATTAGTCTTTGGGAAATATAGTTGACCAGTGGGTACATTAGTCCTGTTGAAAATGAACCATGAGGACCCTCAAACCAAAGAGCCACAAAGAGGGTCACttttcagaaattcattttTCACACACGTGGAAATAGAGGCACACCTGACACGTACACTTTTACCTATGCACTCTCTGGCTTTTGTTGCTCCAGCCCTTGGCCTGTGCTAAAACTCAAGGCAGTTTTTAACCAAAGTAACgcagaatgttttctttccttttagctCCCCCTCCAGAACCTAAAATAAGTTGCAACATCTGTGGTGATGACATTGTGTTAAGATGTGCAGCAGGTCACCCGAAACCTCTGCATTATGCTTGGTATCTTGGTAGCCGTCTAATCGCTGCTCAGACTCAGGAGCTCGCTTTCTCCAGGAAGAATGTTGCTGCTTCAGAGAGAGCTACGTGTTCCATTAAAGTCTCTCAAACGGAAAGGAGCTCTACAATCTCTTTAACTCAGTGTTTTCCAGAAGAAACAGGTAATCAAAGGGTTAGATTGTACATGCAAGTCTGAGAGGCGAGGTTGGGAAGCAGCATGAACTTTGTAAGATGTCTACTTACTTTGCAGGATGTTGAATTTAAAGACTAGAAAGCATCAGAAGCTGCATGAGCTTCTTTCATCTCACAAGAGCCACCCCTGCAGCCTCCCTACTACCAAAACCTTGCTGTGAAAACCCAATACAAGATATTTGCTTGTAACTTCATTTGGCTAAGATCTAGCTCAGTCTTTCATAGGCCAGAAAATGGAATAGCCATCACCTTTAAAGCTGTGATATGCCTTCACTGAAGTAAAGGCTACCATATAACTTCTGTGGATCTGGCTTAGGGTTTTGCTAATAATTGACTCTggtgcattaatttttttaaggttacttttttaaaaaacaaagaactatAAAATATACATAGTGTTGTATTTCTATTGCAGTCATGTGTCACACTGTTGCTTTTTAACTAACtggtcacttttttttttttttttttttttttttaatttttgaaggagacagccctgaggaaagaGGCAGATATGGTCTAATTGCAGCTTTTGTCATAGCTCTTGTTGTGTTCATAGCAGCAGTAGTACTCACAAAAGGTTTGTATAGCTCAGTTTCCTGATTGAGCTCAACATGTTTCAAGAATATACTGGTCTAAGGTTCTGTGGAATGTAGGAAAGTTTCTGACTGTGGGATGTATTGTAAATGCAACAGTAGAAACAAGTGCAACTTATGCAAAGGCATAGATTTGAAGGAAATAATGTACTGAACTTTCTGGCACCCAGACAATGGGAAACACTGTGTTTGCTTGTATCTCCTTCAGACTGGATGTTTCATTTACTGTGTTTCTATTTACCCTGTGTCTATGGCCTCTCCCATTCCTACATGAGTGTGCTTTCACTGCCTTTTAAAGAGCATCAAATTTCTTGTGGGGACAGTCTCTTCTCAGGGGCTGCTGAATACCTTATCCTGAGTCTTATCTGACAACTTGGTGTGCTCAACAAATACACAGGGACTTCTGTGCCTCCTGTCAGCCTGTATTGCCATCCTCTTGGAGTTCTAGTTTTGTTTCTTGACCCAACCCTACGATAAATTTGAGTATTGTTTTTGTAAATCTagcattttatttggaaatggTAGTTGTAGGCTATCAATCTTGCTGCCACCTTTTTAGGTTAATATGTATTGTATTCAGATTGTATTCTGGCTTGAAAAATAGATGCACACCATCTCTTCACTTTTATTTGAGAAAGtcctaaataaaaatatattgcctCATCCTAAGGGTGCTCTGCATGGAAAATACCTGTTGGTCCAGGTGGGGTCACCACTTGGGAGTAGCTGCAGAGTGAAGAATATAGGATGCATCTCCTACGTAGGTAGGAGTAATTGATAACATTCTGAAGGGAGGCTCTGATCAGAGAATACATAGATATTTATTGCATATAGATCTTATGCTTTCCTGATTATCCATGTAGTCTATGTTGGCATGGAATCATAAAATGAGGTAGGTGGGAAGGTATCATCCAATTTCCTAATCAAAGCAGGACCAACTTCAGTGCTAAATTAGGTTGCTCACGGCCTTTTCCAGTAAAATTAGAATATTTCCAAGGATGGAAGTTTCCCAGCCTCTTTCCACATGTATTCCAGCATTGAATTGTCCTTGTGGGAAAGgatgttttccttatttctgttAAAGCTTTCCCTTTTGCAGCATGCAGCTATTGTCTCTTATTCATCTGTTTGGACTTCTGAGAGGCgtttcctttattttctatgTAAGTTAGTTCTAGACTGCAGTTAGCCATCACCTtagacttctttttcttcaggctgaacaaatACAATTTTCTCAGTGTGTCCTCAGGCAGTTCCTGTCCCTTAAACATCTTGCTGGGTATATGCTGGGCTAGCATAAGAATGTCAGTGTCTTTTCAATAATTAGGagtccaaaactggacacaatactccacGTGTGGTGtcacaaaagcaaaatagaggggaagaattatttttgtcatgTATGTGCTGACTATGCTTCTGCAAACACAG contains the following coding sequences:
- the CD58 gene encoding LOW QUALITY PROTEIN: lymphocyte function-associated antigen 3 (The sequence of the model RefSeq protein was modified relative to this genomic sequence to represent the inferred CDS: substituted 1 base at 1 genomic stop codon), which produces MRLLGWLLFGSWLVHIDSEDIFGIVGENFTFPVEIEKEMVEITWKKNKNRVAEWDLETETIYYSSLRNRSLLHTDTGSLTIFNLEKSDAGTYVLEYLHSKKEFILDVFAPPPEPKISCNICGDDIVLRCAAGHPKPLHYAWYLGSRLIAAQTQELAFSRKNVAASERATCSIKVSQTERSSTISLTQCFPEETGDSPEERGRYGLIAAFVIALVVFIAAVVLTKVKCGKGRPALMDSPMHGSGEHHLLHSVENNTEHLTSDRDKELNKENSHPKDKHAVYSDVNQEEVTQGAEGGNEEDXSNSPRCSKEGGKQ